One Agelaius phoeniceus isolate bAgePho1 chromosome 8, bAgePho1.hap1, whole genome shotgun sequence genomic region harbors:
- the TRMT1L gene encoding tRNA (guanine(27)-N(2))-dimethyltransferase codes for MAALEAAEAALEAAEAALGQRQEQQEEENHNQDYEDGGEPAALNGLVSENMKSKNAEMKIPESELEAEDRGAEEERPRESDSNILDLSSDYPRDKHISIQRHLADLEKLADLRDDERKPCPLCPEEKFKACYSHKLHRHLQNLHWKVSVEFEGYRMCICHLSCRPVKPNLVGDQTLSKMGAHYHCIICSATIVRRTDMIGHINRHVNKGETESRFSTVRAPKSSYKVVKESATDVQVLPNHSTPQKTDSYFNPKMKLNRQLIFCALAVLAGERKPIECLDAFGATGIMGLQWAKHLRSSVKVTINDCNENSVTMIKENCHLNKMKVKLNSREEDNGETVGNGEENSDTIEVTKMDANVVMHLRSFDFIHLDPFGTSVNYLDSAFRNVRNLGIVSLTSTDISSLYAKAQHVALRHYGCNIVRTEYYKELAARAVIAAVTRAAARCNKGIEVLLAVALEHFVLVVVRVIRGPTPADDSAKKVRYLIHCQWCEERVFQKEGNMVEENPYQQLPCDCHGSMPGKTAVLLGPLWSGSLFNTGFLRRMLLEAVQYGLDEAQPLLKTLVCEAECTTPKHFSTHSPGDENKQEECGVYIRTQNTSAESYLVHGKRKSEEVLRSAAKRQRAEHSAEHPPFYYNVHRHSIKGMNMPKLNKFLNYLSEAGYRVSRTHFDPMGVRTNAPLVQFKTILMKYSTPTYVGAQAEGPVHLPGEIQVGEEVPAAAVMKVEEAEVAEDKSGVATTVFTESYPTHCAAE; via the exons ATGGCAGCGCTGGAGGCGGCGGAGGCAGCCCTAGAGGCTGCGgaggccgcgctggggcagcggcaggagcagcaggaggaggaaaaccaCAACCAGGACTACGAAGACGGCGGCGAGCCGGCGGCGCTGA ATGGTTTGGTCTctgaaaacatgaaaagcaaGAACGCTGAGATGAAAATTCCCGAGTCAGAATTGGAAGCTGAAGacagaggagcagaggaagaACGGCCAAGGGAATCTGATAGCAACATTTTGGATCTATCATCTGATTACCCACGAG ACAAACATATTTCAATTCAGAGACACCTTGCTGATCTAGAGAAACTGGCTGACCTGAGAGACG ATGAAAGGAAGCCTTGTCCATTATGTCCTGAGGAGAAATTCAAAGCTTGCTATAGCCACAAACTCCATCGTCACTTGCAGAATTTGCACTGGAAGGTTTCTGTTGAATTTGAAG GGTACAGAATGTGCATCTGTCACTTATCCTGTCGGCCAGTAAAACCCAACCTTGTTGGAGACCAG ACATTGTCCAAGATGGGAGCTCATTACCACTGCATCATCTGCTCAGCAACTATAGTACGAAGAACTGACATGATCGGTCACATCAATCGTCACGTGAATAAAGGAGAGACTGAGTCCAGGTTTAGCACAG TTCGTGCTCCCAAGTCATCTTACAAAGTGGTGAAGGAGTCAGCCACAGATGTGCAGGTTCTTCCCAACCACTCCACACCCCAGAAAACAGATTCCTATTTTAATCCTAAAATGAAACTCAACAG GCAGTTGATATTCTGTGCGCTGGCCGTGCTTGCTGGGGAGCGCAAACCCATTGAATGTTTGGATGCTTTCGGTGCCACTG GGATCATGGGGTTGCAGTGGGCAAAGCACCTCAGAAGTTCTGTGAAAGTTACAATTAATGATTGTAATGAAAATTCTGTGACAATGATTAAGGAAAATTGTCATTTAAACAAAATGAAGGTGAAACTGAACAGTAGGGAAGAAGACAATGGTGAAACTGTGggaaatggagaagaaaatagTGACACCATTGAGGTGACAAAAATGGATGCCAATGTTGTCATGCATTTGAGATCATTTGATTTTAT ccatttggaCCCCTTTGGAACTTCTGTGAATTACCTGGATTCTGCCTTCAGAAACGTGAGAAACCTTGGGATTGTGTCACTGACATCCACAGACATCAGCTCCCTCTATGCCAAGGCTCAGCACGTGGCCCTGCGTCACTATGGCTGCAATATTGTCAGAACAGAGTACTACaaggagctggcagccagggctgtgattgctgctgtcaccag agctgcagctcgcTGTAACAAGGGCATTgaagtgctgctggcagtaGCTCTGGAACACTTTGTTCTGGTGGTGGTCAGAGTTATACGGGGCCCAACCCCTGCAGATGATTCAGCAAAGAAGGTCCGATACCTCATCCACTGCCAGTGGTGTGAAGAGAGGGTTTTCCAGAAAGAGGGCAATATGGTGGAAG aaaacCCTTACCAGCAGCTGCCCTGTGACTGCCATGGCAGCATGCCTGGGAAGACAGCAGTGCTTCTTGGTCCTCTCTG GTCAGGATCTCTCTTTAACACTGGATTCCTCAGGAGGatgctcctggaggctgtgcagtATGGCTTGGATGAAGCTCAGCCACTTCTGAAGACATTAGTTTGTGAAGCAGAGTGCACAACTCCCAAACATTTTTCTACCCACAGTCCTGGTGATGAGAACAAACAAG AAGAGTGTGGTGTATATATTAGAACACAAAATACTTCTGCAGAGTCCTACTTAGTACATG GCAAGAGGAAAAGCGAGGAGGTGCTGCGCAGCGCGGCGAAGCGGCAGCGGGCCGAGCACAGTGCCGAGCACCCCCCGTTCTACTACAACGTCCACCGGCACAGCATCAAGGGCATGAACATGCCAAA GTTAAATAAGTTCCTGAACTATCTGTCAGAGGCCGGATACCGCGTGAGCCGAACGCACTTCGACCCCATGGGAGTCCGCACCAACGCGCCCCTGGTGCAGTTCAAGACCATTCTCATGAAGTACAGCACTCCCACCTATGTGGGGGCACAGGCAGAGGGCCCTGTGCATCTCCCCGGAGAGATCCAGGTGGGAGAAGAggttccagctgctgcagtgatgAAGGTGGAGGAGGCTGAAGTGGCGGAAGATAAATCCGGGGTCGCCACCACCGTGTTCACAGAGTCCTACCCCACTCACTGTGCTGCTGAATAA
- the RNF2 gene encoding E3 ubiquitin-protein ligase RING2 encodes MSQAVQTNGTQPLSKTWELSLYELQRTPQEAITDGLEIVVSPRSLHSELMCPICLDMLKNTMTTKECLHRFCADCIITALRSGNKECPTCRKKLVSKRSLRPDPNFDALISKIYPSRDEYEAHQERVLARISKHNNQQALSHSIEEGLKIQAMNRLQRGKKQQIENGSGAEDNGDSSHCSNASTHSNQEAGPSNKRTKTSDDSGLELDNNNTTVAIDPVMDGASEIELVFRPHPTLMENDDSAQTRYIKTSGNATVDHLSKYLAVRLALEELRSKGESNQMNLDTASEKQYTIYIATAAGQFTVLNGSFSLELVSEKYWKVNKPMELYYAPTKEHK; translated from the exons ATGTCTCAGGCCGTGCAGACCAACGGGACGCAGCCTCTGAGCAAGACCTGGGAGCTCAGTCTGTACGAGCTGCAGAGAACACCCCAG GAAGCCATCACAGATGGCCTGGAGATCGTGGTGTCCCCCAGGAGCCTGCACAGTGAGCTCATGTGTCCCATCTGCCTGGACATGCTCAAGAACACCATGACCACCAAGGAGTGTCTGCATCGCTTCTGCGCCGACTGCATCATCACTGCCCTCAGGAGCGG GAACAAAGAATGTCCCACATGTCGCAAAAAGCTCGTTTCCAAAAGATCCCTGCGGCCGGACCCCAATTTTGACGCTCTCATCAGTAAGATTTACCCGAGCCGGGATGAGTACGAGGCTCATCAGGAGAGGGTGCTGGCCAGGATCAGCAAGCACAACAACCAGCAAGCCCTGAGTCACAGCATCGAGGAGGGATTAAAGATTCAGGCTATGAACAG GTTGCAGCGGGGCAAGAAGCAGCAGATTGAGAACGGCAGCGGGGCCGAGGACAACGGCgacagctcccactgcagcaATGCCTCCACACACAGCAACCAGGAAGCTGGGCCCAGCAACAAGAGGACCAAAACCTCAGATGActctgggctggagctggacaACAACAACACCACTGTGGCCATAGATCCCGTGATGGATGGGGCCAGTGAGATCGAGCTGGTGTTCAGGCCTCACCCCACCCTCATGGAGAACGACGACAGTGCACAGACAAG GTACATCAAGACCTCGGGCAATGCCACAGTCGATCACCTGTCCAAGTACCTGGCAGTGAGGCTGGCCTTGGAGGAGCTGCGGAGCAAAGGCGAGTCCAACCAGATGAACCTGGACACGGCCAGTGAGAAGCAGTACACCATCTACATCGCCACCGCCGCCGGCCAGTTCACC GTGCTAAATGggtccttttccctggaacTGGTCAGTGAGAAGTACTGGAAAGTGAACAAACCCATGGAACTGTACTATGCCCCCACCAAGGAGCACAAATAA